The Streptomyces cyanogenus DNA segment GCGCGGCGGCCGGGACCCCGCTGGTCTCGGTGCTCGCCCTGGCCGTCCTGGCCGTCCTGCTGTCCATCTGCTCGGAGGCGGACGCGTTCGTCGCGGCCTCCCTCACCCAGTTCTCCCCGACGGCCAAGCTGGTGTTCCTGGTGGTGGGCCCGATGATCGACCTCAAGCTGTTCGCGATGCAGGCCGGCACCTTCGGCCGTGCCTTCGCGCTCCGGTTCGCGCCCGCCACCTTCGCGCTGGCCGTCACGGGCGCCGTGCTGACCGGGGCGGTGCTGCTGTGAACCGCCAGGCCCAGGCGGCCGTCCTGTTCCTGCTCGGCGCCGCCCTGCTGCACGCCGGCGCCACCGACCTGTACCTGCGCTACGTCAAGGCCGGCCTGCGCCCCCTCCTGCTGGCCTCCGGCGTGGTCCTGATCGCGGCGGCCGTGGCGACGGCCTGGTACGAGCGCCGCCGCGCCGGCCGGTCCGGGCCGGGACACGCGCACCCCGAGCCGCGCGTGTCCTGGCTCCTCCTGCTGCCCCTCCTCGCGCTGATCCTGATCGCCCCGCCGGCCCTCGGCTCGTACAGCGCCCTGCGCTCGGGTACGGCGCTGCAGAAGCCGTACGCCTACGGCCCGTTGCCGGCCGGCGACCCGGTGCCGCTGTCGGTCGTGGACTACGCCTCCCGCGCGGCCTACGGCCACGGCCGCTCCCTGCACGGCCGCCCGGTAAGGGTCACCGGCTTCCTCGCCCTGGACCGGGCGGGCCGGCCCTACCTGGTCCGCATGGCCCTCAACTGCTGCGCCGCGGACGCCCAGCCGGTGAAGATCGCGCTGACCG contains these protein-coding regions:
- a CDS encoding TIGR03943 family putative permease subunit, which gives rise to MNRQAQAAVLFLLGAALLHAGATDLYLRYVKAGLRPLLLASGVVLIAAAVATAWYERRRAGRSGPGHAHPEPRVSWLLLLPLLALILIAPPALGSYSALRSGTALQKPYAYGPLPAGDPVPLSVVDYASRAAYGHGRSLHGRPVRVTGFLALDRAGRPYLVRMALNCCAADAQPVKIALTGELPPVLRPDAWLEVTGTYTPRLTRDPVNDGPIPYLKVTSTRPVQAPPDPYDETWNT